The Populus trichocarpa isolate Nisqually-1 chromosome 11, P.trichocarpa_v4.1, whole genome shotgun sequence genome has a segment encoding these proteins:
- the LOC7462312 gene encoding probable aminotransferase TAT2 isoform X1: MEDGAVNGYEMDTPKNITIKGILSLLMESIDNNNHSRSVISLGMGDPTAHSCFHTTHVAQEAVVDALQSDKFNGYAPTVGLPQTRSRKHLKVHTSMFNFESLQATIELISFYLIIICLLFCRAIAEYLSRDLPYKLSSDDVFITSGCTQAIDVALAMLARPGANILLPRPGFPIYELCAAFRHLEVRHFDLLPEKGWEVDLDAVEALADQNTVALVIINPGNPCGNVYSYQHLKKIAETAEKLKTLVIADEVYGHLAFGRNPFVPMGVFGSIVPVLTLGSLSKRWIVPGWRLGWFVTSDPSGMFRNPKVVERIKKYFDILGGPATFIQAAVPGILELTDEVFFKRTINILKQSSDICCDRIKEIPCISCPYKPEGSMALMMKLNLSLLEDISDDIDFCFKLAREEFVIILPGTAVGLKNWLRMTFAVDPVSLEEALGRVKSFCLRHSKQFERY, from the exons atGGAGGATGGGGCAGTGAATGGTTATGAAATGGATACACCTAAAAACATTACCATCAAAGGAATTCTAAGTCTGCTAATGGAAAgcattgataataataatcatagtaGGAGTGTGATTTCACTGGGCATGGGCGACCCTACTGCTCATTCTTGCTTTCACACCACACATGTTGCTCAAGAAGCTGTTGTTGATGCTCTTCAATCTGACAAGTTCAATGGTTATGCACCTACTGTAGGCCTTCCTCAAACAAGAAG TAGAAAGCATCTGAAAGTACATACCTCCATGTTCAACTTTGAGAGTCTGCAAGCAACCATAGAGCTTATCAGTTTCTACTTGATTATAATATGCTTACTCTTCTGTAGGGCGATTGCTGAATACCTATCTCGTGATCTTCCTTACAAGTTATCATCTGATGATGTTTTTATAACATCCGGTTGCACTCAAGCTATTGATGTTGCTTTGGCGATGCTTGCTCGCCCTGGTGCAAATATCTTGCTTCCAAGGCCAGGCTTCCCAATTTATGAACTTTGTGCAGCTTTTAGGCATCTTGAAGTTCGGCATTTTGATCTTCTCCCAGAGAAAGGCTGGGAGGTTGATCTTGATGCTGTCGAAGCCCTTGCAGATCAGAACACTGTTGCATTGGTTATTATAAATCCTGGGAATCCTTGCGGCAATGTATACTCTTACCAACATTTGAAAAAG ATTGCAGAAACTGCTGAAAAGCTCAAAACTCTTGTTATTGCTGATGAAGTGTATGGACACCTTGCCTTTGGTCGTAATCCATTTGTGCCAATGGGAGTTTTTGGATCCATTGTTCCTGTTCTTACCCTTGGTTCTCTTTCAAAGAGGTGGATTGTACCTGGATGGCGACTTGGTTGGTTTGTGACAAGTGATCCATCTGGCATGTTTAGAAATCCCAAG gtTGTTGAACGTATTAAGAAGTACTTCGACATTTTGGGAGGACCTGCAACCTTCATCCAG GCAGCAGTTCCTGGCATTCTTGAGCTAACTGATGAGGTTTTCTTCAAGAGAACTATCAACATACTGAAGCAGTCCTCAGATATATGTTGTGATAGGATAAAGGAGATCCCTTGCATTTCTTGCCCATACAAGCCAGAGGGATCAATGGCTTTGATG ATGAAATTAAATCTTTCACTACTAGAAGATATCAGTGACGATATTGACTTCTGCTTCAAACTGGCCAGAGAGGAATTTGTCATCATTCTTCCAG GAACTGCTGTGGGGCTAAAGAATTGGCTCCGTATGACTTTTGCCGTTGATCCAGTATCCCTAGAAGAAGCTTTAGGGAGAGTGAAATCGTTCTGTCTAAGGCATAGCAAACAGTTTGAAAGATACTAG
- the LOC7462312 gene encoding probable aminotransferase TAT2 isoform X2, with translation MEDGAVNGYEMDTPKNITIKGILSLLMESIDNNNHSRSVISLGMGDPTAHSCFHTTHVAQEAVVDALQSDKFNGYAPTVGLPQTRRAIAEYLSRDLPYKLSSDDVFITSGCTQAIDVALAMLARPGANILLPRPGFPIYELCAAFRHLEVRHFDLLPEKGWEVDLDAVEALADQNTVALVIINPGNPCGNVYSYQHLKKIAETAEKLKTLVIADEVYGHLAFGRNPFVPMGVFGSIVPVLTLGSLSKRWIVPGWRLGWFVTSDPSGMFRNPKVVERIKKYFDILGGPATFIQAAVPGILELTDEVFFKRTINILKQSSDICCDRIKEIPCISCPYKPEGSMALMMKLNLSLLEDISDDIDFCFKLAREEFVIILPGTAVGLKNWLRMTFAVDPVSLEEALGRVKSFCLRHSKQFERY, from the exons atGGAGGATGGGGCAGTGAATGGTTATGAAATGGATACACCTAAAAACATTACCATCAAAGGAATTCTAAGTCTGCTAATGGAAAgcattgataataataatcatagtaGGAGTGTGATTTCACTGGGCATGGGCGACCCTACTGCTCATTCTTGCTTTCACACCACACATGTTGCTCAAGAAGCTGTTGTTGATGCTCTTCAATCTGACAAGTTCAATGGTTATGCACCTACTGTAGGCCTTCCTCAAACAAGAAG GGCGATTGCTGAATACCTATCTCGTGATCTTCCTTACAAGTTATCATCTGATGATGTTTTTATAACATCCGGTTGCACTCAAGCTATTGATGTTGCTTTGGCGATGCTTGCTCGCCCTGGTGCAAATATCTTGCTTCCAAGGCCAGGCTTCCCAATTTATGAACTTTGTGCAGCTTTTAGGCATCTTGAAGTTCGGCATTTTGATCTTCTCCCAGAGAAAGGCTGGGAGGTTGATCTTGATGCTGTCGAAGCCCTTGCAGATCAGAACACTGTTGCATTGGTTATTATAAATCCTGGGAATCCTTGCGGCAATGTATACTCTTACCAACATTTGAAAAAG ATTGCAGAAACTGCTGAAAAGCTCAAAACTCTTGTTATTGCTGATGAAGTGTATGGACACCTTGCCTTTGGTCGTAATCCATTTGTGCCAATGGGAGTTTTTGGATCCATTGTTCCTGTTCTTACCCTTGGTTCTCTTTCAAAGAGGTGGATTGTACCTGGATGGCGACTTGGTTGGTTTGTGACAAGTGATCCATCTGGCATGTTTAGAAATCCCAAG gtTGTTGAACGTATTAAGAAGTACTTCGACATTTTGGGAGGACCTGCAACCTTCATCCAG GCAGCAGTTCCTGGCATTCTTGAGCTAACTGATGAGGTTTTCTTCAAGAGAACTATCAACATACTGAAGCAGTCCTCAGATATATGTTGTGATAGGATAAAGGAGATCCCTTGCATTTCTTGCCCATACAAGCCAGAGGGATCAATGGCTTTGATG ATGAAATTAAATCTTTCACTACTAGAAGATATCAGTGACGATATTGACTTCTGCTTCAAACTGGCCAGAGAGGAATTTGTCATCATTCTTCCAG GAACTGCTGTGGGGCTAAAGAATTGGCTCCGTATGACTTTTGCCGTTGATCCAGTATCCCTAGAAGAAGCTTTAGGGAGAGTGAAATCGTTCTGTCTAAGGCATAGCAAACAGTTTGAAAGATACTAG